A single Thermofilaceae archaeon DNA region contains:
- a CDS encoding SPOUT family RNA methylase, producing MASAPASLIVTCKLGMERVVASYVRELDPNATVTPAPEGFLGLVLVEDASDPARLYDEIKRSVPEAERVYLAECACEASVASIVECAKQLAGKIRAEESFAVSTVRRGDHSFTSLDVNVAVGSAVKELTGARVDLENPDKVLVVQIIKDRAYLSLVPGSEFHRKMGPGKYPMYRVFRKLVVAHEPYLGPPDAAYVMGTRIGREVQVFEVGKLYVTPIGPVEAQPLYHFLRGLFEGLRSRYELQKRSYGREVHRTQVYVQDLYQFLRSRMGTPLIICEPEGEPVSRVADELADFLLGNVKRGREVALMVGAREGIPTGLFRYADYVVDLAPGVVISTEYALSSALIALATITHEKLVSEATEEPQS from the coding sequence ATGGCCTCAGCGCCTGCGAGTTTAATCGTCACGTGCAAGCTTGGGATGGAGAGGGTCGTCGCTTCATACGTCAGGGAGCTGGACCCAAACGCCACTGTTACGCCGGCGCCCGAAGGCTTCCTCGGACTAGTACTCGTGGAGGATGCGAGCGACCCCGCGAGGCTGTACGATGAGATCAAGCGGAGCGTACCTGAGGCTGAGAGGGTCTATCTGGCTGAGTGCGCGTGCGAAGCGTCCGTAGCTTCGATCGTGGAGTGCGCGAAGCAGTTGGCCGGGAAAATTCGAGCCGAGGAAAGCTTCGCCGTCTCCACGGTGAGGAGGGGGGATCACAGCTTCACGTCGCTGGACGTGAACGTCGCGGTGGGCAGCGCTGTGAAGGAGCTGACGGGTGCGAGGGTGGACCTCGAGAACCCCGACAAGGTTCTCGTCGTCCAAATCATCAAGGATCGAGCCTACCTATCACTAGTCCCCGGCAGCGAGTTCCACAGGAAGATGGGGCCGGGCAAATACCCGATGTACCGTGTCTTTAGGAAGCTCGTCGTCGCCCACGAGCCCTACCTCGGGCCGCCGGACGCGGCGTACGTGATGGGGACGAGGATCGGGAGGGAGGTGCAGGTCTTCGAGGTGGGGAAGCTGTACGTCACGCCGATCGGGCCCGTCGAGGCCCAACCCCTCTACCACTTCCTGAGGGGCCTCTTCGAGGGGTTGAGGAGCCGGTACGAGCTGCAGAAGAGGAGCTACGGCCGCGAGGTGCACCGCACTCAAGTCTACGTGCAGGACCTGTACCAGTTCCTCCGGTCGAGGATGGGAACCCCTCTCATCATCTGCGAGCCTGAGGGCGAGCCCGTGTCCAGGGTAGCGGATGAGCTAGCGGACTTCTTGCTGGGCAACGTGAAGAGGGGGAGGGAGGTAGCCTTGATGGTTGGAGCAAGGGAGGGCATCCCGACTGGCCTCTTCCGCTACGCCGACTACGTTGTCGACCTGGCCCCGGGCGTAGTCATCTCGACGGAGTACGCCCTGTCTTCGGCCCTCATCGCCCTCGCAACGATCACGCACGAGAAGCTGGTGAGCGAAGCAACCGAGGAGCCGCAGAGCTGA
- a CDS encoding transglutaminase-like domain-containing protein: MERDRFILATQVVNPFLTKYRSYLIEKYGVDVLNLKSRFISYNDVYLYAQIEKLQKELAFGRISKKEFADSLLALTKQQHDLPPEVVQIVRDLYEALTGQSLPALRSVEAVKKKTEAKRESASLADKNSLGVCPRCSIMGDCSEKVLMACGFCGELYCERHVTPRLIATFSQYIANPERYRDLAPIVRAHWTSTNGHPCIAYTVWFWRTYNESRSRTKLSERGREERTAEVTSVALKSRTPEKTVLAERKKVKKITILIALIILSILFLIFLNSDFDGDGLTNWVEIKRGLNFLDVDTDKDFLDDEYELRLGTNPLAKDTDGDGLSDWYEVVHGTSPSKVDTDDDGLTDDYEFLISTNPLDADTDRDELIDALELRIGTDPLNNDTDKDGLLDGYEHKIGTNPIKADTDGDGLSDSMELKLATDPLKADTDGDGLLDGFELGIGTNPLSWDTDDDGLSDGEELRRGTKPFLNDTDADGLLDGVELRIGTDPLNNDTDKDGLLDGYEHKIGTNPLRNWRMFFDEDTIKSALSKFFRMGVSQLAFTLRGKTPAETVWNVLKWLDENINYDYEKAKRSIPYYYYSPPETVKMRKGICVDYSLLTAALLLESGLSEAYILDLSSNFTGHVATAVVVNGRTYVLDQKMPPLRYEEYESYFSRNEQNVWRIETVYKVTLDRAGEPLVEVIDPAQLPKGERMTDAEISSAVYRALRSLNPRLQWDSVLESIVRTALTEDPSLLYYYYTITLRLHPATLSVDFAEAWLNEMFRNGKDIIGRFSRICVYVRQAPSERTITIIIVLAS, translated from the coding sequence ATGGAGAGGGACAGGTTTATCCTCGCAACACAAGTTGTAAACCCATTTCTAACTAAGTACCGCTCGTACCTCATTGAGAAGTACGGTGTGGACGTTCTCAACTTAAAATCACGGTTCATCTCATACAATGATGTGTACCTTTACGCGCAGATCGAAAAGCTTCAAAAAGAACTAGCATTTGGTAGAATTTCCAAGAAAGAGTTCGCCGATAGTCTGCTAGCGCTAACAAAACAGCAGCACGATCTACCCCCCGAAGTGGTACAAATAGTTCGCGATTTGTATGAGGCTCTAACGGGGCAATCTTTGCCCGCTTTACGATCCGTAGAAGCCGTTAAGAAGAAAACTGAGGCTAAGCGGGAAAGCGCCTCTCTCGCCGATAAGAACTCACTGGGTGTATGTCCCCGTTGCAGCATCATGGGTGATTGCTCTGAGAAAGTCCTCATGGCGTGCGGGTTCTGCGGTGAGCTCTACTGCGAAAGGCACGTAACACCAAGGCTTATTGCGACTTTCAGCCAGTACATAGCCAACCCCGAACGCTACCGTGATCTAGCCCCAATTGTGAGGGCGCATTGGACGAGCACGAATGGACACCCTTGTATCGCGTACACCGTATGGTTCTGGAGAACATATAATGAGAGCAGAAGTAGAACAAAGTTGAGTGAGAGAGGAAGAGAAGAACGTACTGCAGAGGTAACGTCTGTTGCGCTGAAGAGCCGCACCCCAGAAAAAACTGTTCTAGCTGAGAGAAAAAAGGTTAAAAAAATAACCATCCTTATCGCGCTCATTATCTTGTCTATCCTGTTTCTTATATTTTTAAACTCAGACTTTGACGGCGATGGACTCACGAACTGGGTTGAAATCAAGCGAGGCTTGAACTTTTTAGACGTAGACACCGATAAAGACTTTTTGGACGACGAATACGAGCTTAGGCTCGGAACAAACCCCTTAGCTAAAGACACCGATGGCGACGGATTAAGCGACTGGTACGAGGTGGTACACGGCACAAGCCCTTCAAAAGTGGACACCGACGATGACGGGCTCACCGATGACTATGAGTTTTTAATAAGCACCAATCCGTTAGATGCAGATACTGATAGGGATGAGCTTATTGATGCATTAGAGTTGAGAATAGGAACCGACCCCCTGAACAACGATACCGACAAGGACGGATTGCTCGATGGATACGAGCACAAAATAGGAACCAATCCAATCAAGGCGGATACCGATGGGGACGGGTTAAGCGATTCAATGGAGCTAAAGCTAGCTACCGATCCGTTGAAGGCAGATACCGATGGGGACGGACTACTCGATGGATTTGAACTTGGAATAGGAACTAACCCGTTAAGCTGGGACACTGATGACGATGGGCTTAGTGATGGAGAAGAATTGAGGCGAGGGACGAAACCCTTCCTAAACGACACTGACGCAGACGGTTTGTTGGACGGGGTTGAGTTGAGAATAGGAACCGACCCCCTGAACAACGATACCGACAAGGACGGATTGCTCGATGGATACGAGCACAAAATAGGAACCAACCCTCTACGGAACTGGAGGATGTTTTTCGACGAAGATACCATTAAATCTGCTCTGAGTAAGTTCTTCAGAATGGGAGTATCCCAGCTAGCGTTCACGCTAAGGGGAAAAACGCCCGCGGAAACTGTGTGGAATGTGCTTAAATGGTTGGATGAAAATATAAACTATGATTATGAAAAAGCCAAAAGATCTATACCTTACTATTACTATTCTCCGCCTGAAACTGTAAAAATGAGGAAAGGCATTTGTGTAGATTACTCATTGCTCACTGCTGCGCTTCTACTTGAGTCGGGTTTAAGTGAAGCATACATCTTAGATCTAAGCTCAAACTTTACCGGACACGTAGCTACGGCAGTGGTAGTGAACGGAAGAACTTACGTTCTAGATCAGAAAATGCCCCCCTTAAGGTACGAGGAGTACGAGAGCTATTTTTCTAGAAATGAACAAAATGTGTGGCGCATAGAAACTGTATACAAGGTTACTCTTGATCGAGCGGGAGAGCCTCTTGTAGAGGTTATCGATCCAGCGCAACTTCCTAAAGGTGAGAGGATGACTGATGCTGAAATCAGTAGCGCTGTTTACCGCGCCCTGCGGAGCTTGAACCCACGCTTGCAGTGGGATAGCGTTCTCGAATCTATTGTTAGAACGGCGTTGACAGAAGATCCATCATTATTGTACTACTATTACACTATTACTCTCAGACTGCACCCTGCAACTCTTAGCGTGGATTTTGCTGAAGCATGGCTAAATGAAATGTTCAGGAATGGAAAGGACATTATAGGCAGGTTCAGTAGAATCTGCGTGTACGTGAGGCAGGCCCCGTCTGAAAGGACGATCACGATAATCATCGTCCTAGCTAGCTAA
- a CDS encoding lactate racemase domain-containing protein: MLEARDVVRFLERLGLEHQLVSPPSIPPLGGLSGIVPPDPPRGRIALAVPDHTRPLPLRDVLRVLEPLLNRATLIFATGTHSMTVEEAVRLLGPYAGRVSFKVHDCRGIHKYVGATSRGLQVEVDSTFVEADFRVTVGLVAPHPWAGFSGGSKVVLPGLSSQRTIVEHHVRWYEEGRPAVVEGNPFREEIDEAGRLAGVDWALNLVLDGDGRVVYAAAGEPQSSFRACVEVAERLYVRDVDGPFDSAVVFADPLDIDFYQATKALEHAAPVVAEGGSIVLVAGCRQGVGDGEFQRYLEMGREELLEHVRGGRAGNIVPAIVALKLKEIAEAYNVTLLTRAEVSIPQVSLTRDPLTALSRLKGRVLVLARGGFTVPRLRHGE, encoded by the coding sequence GTGCTTGAAGCGCGTGATGTTGTGCGCTTCCTCGAGCGGCTTGGGTTGGAGCACCAGCTCGTTAGCCCTCCCAGCATTCCTCCGTTAGGGGGTTTAAGCGGCATCGTGCCGCCCGACCCTCCGCGGGGGCGTATCGCGTTAGCGGTGCCCGATCACACCCGGCCCCTACCCCTCCGCGACGTGCTGAGGGTGCTGGAGCCCCTCCTCAACCGCGCGACTCTCATCTTCGCGACGGGCACCCACAGCATGACCGTTGAGGAAGCCGTGCGGCTGCTCGGCCCTTACGCCGGTAGGGTTAGCTTTAAGGTGCACGACTGCCGGGGCATCCACAAGTACGTGGGAGCGACGAGTCGTGGGCTCCAAGTCGAAGTGGATAGCACCTTCGTTGAGGCGGATTTCAGGGTCACCGTGGGCCTGGTGGCGCCCCACCCGTGGGCGGGCTTCTCCGGGGGCAGCAAGGTTGTGCTCCCGGGGCTCTCCAGCCAGAGGACGATCGTTGAGCACCACGTCAGGTGGTACGAAGAGGGTAGGCCGGCCGTGGTGGAGGGCAACCCCTTCCGAGAGGAGATCGATGAGGCTGGGAGGCTGGCGGGGGTTGACTGGGCCCTCAACCTGGTCCTGGACGGGGATGGCAGAGTTGTTTACGCCGCGGCGGGCGAGCCTCAGAGCTCGTTCAGAGCCTGCGTCGAGGTTGCCGAGAGGCTCTACGTGAGGGACGTCGACGGGCCCTTCGACTCCGCGGTGGTGTTCGCCGACCCTCTCGACATCGATTTCTACCAGGCGACGAAAGCCCTGGAGCACGCAGCACCGGTGGTTGCTGAGGGGGGCTCGATCGTGCTCGTAGCGGGCTGCAGGCAGGGCGTCGGGGACGGCGAGTTCCAGAGGTACCTGGAGATGGGTAGGGAGGAGCTCCTGGAGCACGTGCGGGGAGGGCGTGCCGGCAACATCGTCCCGGCCATTGTCGCTTTGAAGCTGAAGGAGATCGCTGAAGCCTACAACGTTACCCTGCTGACCCGGGCTGAGGTCAGCATACCGCAGGTCAGCCTGACCAGAGACCCCCTCACAGCCCTCAGCCGGCTTAAAGGTAGGGTGCTGGTTTTGGCTAGGGGAGGCTTCACGGTGCCCCGCCTCAGGCATGGCGAGTGA
- a CDS encoding beta-galactosidase, which yields MAYLGVDYYPEHWPRERWDLDIRLMREAGINVVRLAEFAWCRLEPQPGKYDFSWLDEVVDKMSKAGLKVILGTPTAAPPPWLVKLYPDVLPVDHQGHRMPPVMRRHYCPNNPNYVRLSVRIVKAIAEHYRDNPTVVGYQVDNEFGFYGDYCYCEHCVRGFREWLESKYGSVDNLNRAYGTIFWSQEYRDWSEIHPPTPPYDGCNRSLALDWFRFRSESFVRYLKRQVDVIKSVSPEKRVTTNLPGAFPADVDSYALSSELDFASLDCYPAFGRLDKEDPAWTALEHDASRVMGRGVYWVMELQAGSTDGYFNHPIGRMPEPGELRRWAYQAIAHGAEGVVYFRWRTACFGKEQYWHGILNHDGEVNRRYLEVKKLGGELSRLREVLAGSRFESRVAVLFSYDSYWSLQIEKGYYTRSYTDQVLAVYRALWLRSINVDVIPPDWNLSRYRVVFAPFLYLTDEQLTGRLESFVREGGVLVASARTSVKDSCNNVYPTGLPGRLVDVFGARVIDYTPLPPNAQAHIAIGGEKHPAAGWLEELAPTTAKAMGVHDYKWLSGKPAVTVNELGRGRAIYVGSFLTPELAEAIVDLALGKEVAPPVLRRGDFAEVTVKEKDDGSRLVFVINHESEMKKVELLLPEEHAITFLLRGAKLRSDRCTLELGPYDVEVLLLEK from the coding sequence ATGGCTTACCTTGGTGTGGATTACTACCCAGAGCATTGGCCGAGAGAGAGGTGGGATCTCGATATCAGGTTGATGAGGGAGGCTGGAATAAACGTTGTTAGGCTTGCGGAGTTCGCCTGGTGCCGGCTTGAGCCTCAGCCGGGGAAGTACGATTTCTCCTGGCTCGACGAAGTCGTAGATAAGATGTCGAAAGCGGGCTTGAAGGTCATCCTCGGTACACCGACCGCGGCGCCACCGCCTTGGCTCGTCAAGCTGTACCCGGACGTTCTACCGGTCGACCACCAGGGTCACAGGATGCCGCCCGTGATGAGGAGGCACTACTGCCCTAACAACCCGAACTACGTTCGGCTGAGCGTCAGGATCGTGAAGGCGATCGCGGAGCACTACAGGGACAACCCGACCGTGGTAGGCTACCAGGTGGACAACGAGTTCGGCTTTTACGGCGACTACTGCTACTGCGAGCACTGCGTGCGCGGCTTCAGGGAGTGGTTGGAGTCCAAGTACGGGAGCGTGGATAACCTGAACAGGGCTTACGGGACCATCTTCTGGAGCCAGGAGTACAGGGACTGGTCGGAGATCCACCCGCCGACGCCGCCCTACGACGGCTGCAACCGCTCTCTCGCTCTCGACTGGTTCAGATTCAGATCCGAGTCCTTCGTCCGGTACTTGAAGAGGCAGGTGGATGTCATAAAGTCTGTAAGCCCTGAGAAGAGGGTTACCACAAACCTGCCCGGCGCTTTCCCGGCGGACGTCGACTCCTACGCCTTGAGCAGCGAGCTCGACTTCGCCTCCCTCGACTGCTACCCAGCCTTCGGTAGGCTGGACAAGGAGGATCCAGCTTGGACGGCGCTGGAGCATGATGCGTCGAGGGTCATGGGGCGTGGAGTCTACTGGGTTATGGAGCTTCAAGCGGGGTCAACGGACGGATACTTCAACCACCCGATCGGTCGCATGCCTGAGCCGGGTGAGTTGAGGAGGTGGGCGTACCAGGCTATCGCGCACGGCGCTGAGGGTGTCGTGTACTTCAGGTGGAGGACCGCCTGCTTCGGCAAGGAGCAGTACTGGCACGGGATCCTCAACCACGATGGTGAAGTGAACAGGAGGTACCTTGAAGTGAAGAAGCTCGGGGGAGAGTTGAGCAGGCTGCGCGAGGTGCTTGCGGGATCGCGGTTCGAGAGCAGAGTGGCGGTGCTGTTCTCCTACGACTCCTACTGGTCGCTGCAGATCGAAAAAGGCTACTACACGCGGAGCTACACCGATCAAGTGCTGGCCGTGTACAGGGCGCTCTGGCTCCGCAGCATCAACGTGGACGTAATCCCGCCGGACTGGAACCTGTCCAGGTACAGGGTTGTCTTCGCGCCGTTCCTCTACCTCACGGATGAGCAGCTTACAGGCAGGCTGGAGAGCTTCGTGCGAGAAGGAGGCGTGCTGGTCGCATCAGCTAGAACCTCGGTGAAGGACTCGTGCAACAACGTGTACCCAACGGGTTTGCCCGGTAGGCTCGTGGACGTCTTCGGCGCAAGGGTGATCGATTACACGCCTCTGCCTCCAAACGCTCAAGCCCACATCGCAATCGGAGGTGAGAAGCACCCTGCGGCAGGCTGGCTGGAGGAGCTCGCTCCAACCACAGCGAAGGCTATGGGGGTCCACGACTACAAGTGGCTCAGCGGCAAACCTGCTGTAACCGTCAACGAGCTCGGTAGAGGGAGAGCCATCTACGTTGGCTCCTTCCTAACGCCCGAGCTCGCTGAAGCGATTGTCGACCTCGCCCTAGGGAAGGAGGTGGCGCCCCCCGTTCTGAGAAGAGGCGATTTCGCGGAGGTCACAGTGAAAGAGAAGGATGACGGGTCTAGGCTGGTATTCGTAATCAACCACGAGTCGGAGATGAAGAAGGTGGAGCTATTGCTACCAGAAGAGCATGCAATCACCTTCCTACTGCGGGGCGCGAAGCTACGAAGCGATAGATGCACACTCGAGCTGGGCCCATACGACGTGGAGGTACTGCTACTGGAGAAGTGA
- a CDS encoding DUF362 domain-containing protein produces the protein MRALKLLVDEARLRSRSDVSGLKKALGDRFFFIGLASLIWFLLRTGTKPSRIAYPCQRAALANASLWLALYVLPLAGLIKPSRRLLALSLAALAVAAVAVYFMLPRRAPSEEIQLEVRERVATLEPSSKIFVVTNARGRYQDVVTLVRLMGEHGLKFYKSEKVTDVSGPDGLIARDDVIIIKVNSQWDQRGGTNTDLVKALIQVILEHPDGFEGEIVIADNGQAQYGSRGTGGSLNWERNNAEDTTQSMEKVAQYFAERGYRVSTYLWDTITLKRVREYSEGDMEDGYIVYDSPDPDTGVIVSYPKFRTKFGTYISFKLGVWDPDSRTYDSARLKVINVPVLKSHSIYGVTACVKHYMGVVSDRLTNHNPHNSVGRGGMGTVMVETRMPVLNIIDAIWINPHPRMGPATPYGVAVRTNIIAASVDPVALDYWAAKYILMRAAAELGYKDLSSMDPDNTLSGSFGHWLRLSMNQLVKAGYFSTVDEARMSVYVRTSGG, from the coding sequence GTGCGTGCGCTCAAGCTTCTAGTTGATGAGGCCCGGCTCCGCAGCCGCAGTGACGTGAGCGGCTTGAAGAAGGCTCTCGGAGACCGCTTCTTCTTCATCGGTTTAGCGAGCTTGATCTGGTTCCTGCTGAGGACTGGGACCAAGCCCAGCAGGATCGCCTACCCGTGCCAGAGAGCGGCTCTGGCGAACGCCAGCTTGTGGCTCGCTCTGTACGTCCTCCCCCTAGCCGGCCTGATCAAGCCGAGCAGGCGCCTTCTGGCCCTCTCGCTCGCCGCGCTGGCTGTTGCGGCCGTCGCCGTCTACTTCATGCTCCCCAGGCGTGCGCCGAGCGAGGAGATACAGCTGGAGGTCAGGGAGCGCGTGGCCACTCTCGAGCCGAGCTCGAAGATCTTCGTTGTGACGAACGCGCGCGGCCGCTACCAGGACGTCGTGACGCTGGTGAGGCTCATGGGGGAGCACGGGTTGAAGTTCTACAAGTCGGAGAAGGTCACGGATGTTTCGGGGCCGGACGGCTTGATAGCCAGGGACGACGTGATCATAATCAAGGTGAACAGCCAGTGGGACCAGCGCGGCGGGACGAACACAGACCTGGTGAAGGCCCTGATACAGGTCATCCTCGAGCACCCCGACGGCTTCGAGGGGGAGATCGTGATCGCCGACAACGGGCAAGCCCAGTACGGCAGCCGGGGGACCGGGGGCAGCTTGAACTGGGAGAGGAACAACGCCGAGGATACGACGCAGTCGATGGAGAAGGTGGCCCAGTACTTCGCCGAGCGGGGCTACAGGGTTTCAACCTACCTGTGGGATACGATCACCCTGAAGAGGGTGCGGGAGTACAGCGAGGGTGACATGGAGGACGGCTACATCGTCTACGACAGCCCGGATCCGGACACAGGTGTCATCGTATCGTACCCGAAGTTCAGGACGAAGTTCGGCACATACATCAGCTTCAAGCTCGGCGTCTGGGATCCCGATTCGAGAACCTACGACAGCGCGAGGCTCAAGGTGATCAACGTCCCCGTCCTCAAGTCCCACTCGATCTACGGTGTGACAGCCTGCGTGAAGCACTACATGGGTGTGGTGAGCGACCGCTTGACGAACCACAACCCGCACAACAGCGTGGGCCGCGGGGGGATGGGTACCGTAATGGTGGAGACGAGGATGCCGGTCCTGAACATAATAGACGCGATCTGGATCAACCCGCACCCGCGCATGGGTCCAGCCACCCCCTACGGGGTTGCGGTGCGCACGAACATAATCGCAGCGAGCGTCGACCCTGTGGCCCTCGACTACTGGGCTGCAAAGTACATCCTGATGCGCGCCGCGGCTGAGCTAGGCTACAAGGATCTCTCATCGATGGATCCGGACAACACGCTCTCGGGCTCCTTCGGGCACTGGCTCCGCCTCTCGATGAACCAGCTGGTGAAGGCTGGCTACTTCTCGACGGTCGACGAGGCTAGGATGAGCGTGTACGTGAGAACCTCGGGGGGTTAA
- a CDS encoding transaldolase family protein yields MQPHAVLEIVKRAKPEPLKLPVSAVDHADHMLKTALAGHPQLAADHVLHPDASEILDATISALVRRIDLMVRSEPLEGACSSEVERRIVRRARAYELLLNMAANLIGVERRWARISESAAERALSAIASALESWERCETGELGGPAVLEAVIEKELRRAERVNRGRSMVAWMAGRIRSSLDRQRLTSSYLAALREVLTRNFYRVAYEKGLCKFGNDYALGLRWLRHLGFVQVSTNPVLAARAYDDDPELWESFEEHARRTIAVEHPEWFKDPEAHADDLTMEATRFALLENFQVFRVPFILSGYHDGLVSYQLNPLIAHDVEKSVKAVQLFVERLEQDLAVYDEYLWWGYRVPEKGRPNVVIKVAAAFPASLEIVERINEMGVGQNITLSYTVSQEVLLGVAAMRGMARALKKGIIPTQTYDTNMGGRLEDHLREVAASSLLLRFAEGREGAWEHLDRLAVELGVSWDEWRKARSGGLRSAVEFLCSVRVLGRDMRRKPFIDALAAMGAIPWEEAERAVSELEEAIRMAGTFVARRVYEILFSPVNRERWIEYLVRRVGVTREQAELVLDRIDLLPASKRKPLDTLLTLSSRNVTNTEFPDQQLSVIQQCSLEGVESLRDTIERPNDGSLLSKLMAIEDFVKAYEASPEVNDLLKEAGIDGHYGSRGVRPHEWPSYGPCAKTLNEFTEAYLAFRRRVVELARRLSGGREA; encoded by the coding sequence GTGCAGCCGCACGCGGTCCTCGAGATTGTTAAGCGTGCGAAGCCCGAGCCCCTAAAGCTACCCGTCAGCGCGGTCGACCACGCCGACCACATGCTCAAGACGGCACTCGCGGGGCATCCGCAGCTTGCCGCCGACCACGTGCTCCACCCGGATGCTTCGGAGATCCTTGACGCAACGATCTCCGCCCTGGTGAGGAGGATCGACCTCATGGTTCGGAGCGAGCCCCTTGAGGGGGCCTGCAGCAGTGAGGTGGAGCGGAGGATCGTTAGGAGAGCGCGCGCCTACGAGCTCCTCCTAAACATGGCCGCGAACCTGATCGGGGTGGAGAGAAGGTGGGCTAGGATCAGCGAGAGCGCCGCCGAAAGGGCTTTGAGCGCGATCGCTAGCGCGCTCGAGAGCTGGGAGCGCTGTGAGACGGGGGAGCTGGGAGGGCCCGCGGTGCTGGAGGCTGTCATCGAGAAGGAGCTGCGGAGGGCTGAGAGGGTGAATAGGGGGAGGAGCATGGTCGCCTGGATGGCTGGGAGGATCCGGAGCTCCCTAGACCGGCAGCGCCTGACGTCCAGCTACCTGGCCGCGCTGAGGGAGGTCTTGACCCGGAACTTCTACCGCGTGGCTTACGAGAAGGGGTTGTGCAAGTTCGGCAACGACTACGCGCTTGGGCTGCGGTGGCTCAGGCACCTCGGCTTCGTCCAGGTCTCCACGAACCCCGTGCTCGCGGCGAGAGCGTACGACGATGATCCCGAGCTGTGGGAGAGCTTCGAGGAGCACGCTAGGAGGACTATCGCCGTGGAGCACCCCGAGTGGTTCAAGGACCCCGAGGCGCACGCCGACGACTTGACCATGGAGGCGACCCGCTTCGCGCTGCTCGAGAACTTCCAGGTGTTCCGCGTCCCCTTCATCCTCTCCGGCTACCACGACGGGTTGGTCAGCTACCAGCTGAACCCGCTGATCGCGCACGACGTGGAGAAGAGCGTAAAGGCCGTGCAGTTGTTCGTGGAACGGCTGGAGCAGGACCTGGCCGTCTACGACGAGTACCTCTGGTGGGGGTACCGGGTGCCTGAGAAGGGGAGGCCGAACGTCGTGATCAAGGTGGCAGCGGCCTTCCCGGCCTCCCTCGAGATCGTGGAGCGCATCAACGAGATGGGCGTCGGTCAGAACATCACCCTCAGCTACACCGTCAGCCAGGAGGTGCTGCTGGGGGTCGCAGCCATGAGGGGGATGGCCAGGGCCCTCAAGAAGGGCATCATCCCCACCCAGACCTACGACACGAACATGGGCGGGAGGCTGGAGGACCACCTCAGGGAGGTCGCGGCCTCCAGCCTGCTACTGAGGTTCGCCGAGGGGAGGGAGGGTGCTTGGGAGCACCTTGACAGGCTGGCCGTAGAGCTGGGTGTGAGCTGGGATGAGTGGCGCAAGGCGAGGAGCGGGGGGTTGAGGAGCGCGGTGGAGTTCCTCTGCAGCGTCCGGGTCCTCGGAAGGGACATGCGCCGCAAGCCCTTCATCGACGCTCTCGCCGCGATGGGGGCTATCCCGTGGGAGGAGGCGGAGCGGGCTGTTTCGGAGCTGGAGGAGGCGATCAGGATGGCAGGCACGTTCGTGGCGAGGCGCGTCTACGAGATACTGTTCTCGCCGGTCAACAGGGAGAGGTGGATCGAGTACCTGGTTAGGAGGGTGGGGGTGACGAGAGAGCAGGCCGAGCTGGTCCTCGACAGGATCGACCTGCTCCCAGCCTCGAAGCGGAAGCCCCTCGACACTCTCCTCACCCTCTCCTCGAGGAACGTGACAAACACCGAGTTCCCCGACCAGCAGCTGAGCGTAATCCAGCAGTGCAGCCTCGAGGGCGTGGAGTCCCTGCGCGACACGATTGAGCGGCCCAACGACGGGAGCCTCCTCAGCAAGCTGATGGCGATCGAGGATTTCGTGAAGGCCTACGAGGCTTCGCCGGAGGTCAACGATCTGCTGAAGGAGGCGGGGATCGACGGCCACTACGGATCGAGGGGGGTGCGGCCCCACGAATGGCCGAGCTACGGGCCTTGCGCGAAAACGCTGAACGAGTTCACCGAGGCCTACCTGGCCTTCAGGAGGCGCGTCGTTGAGCTCGCGCGGAGGCTTTCGGGGGGGCGTGAAGCTTAA